A genomic region of Mesobacillus jeotgali contains the following coding sequences:
- a CDS encoding Lrp/AsnC family transcriptional regulator, translating into MKIDDTDSKILDELSRNSRLSMSELSRRVNLSSPSVTERVRQMESFGIIKNYTLEIDYEKLGMPIQCIVEATVKNGDYKSFKDYIQNLPNVEFCYRIAGNACFMLKLHFETFSQAEKFIEDVNPYAHTVTHFIFSQVPTTPRNYTP; encoded by the coding sequence ATGAAAATTGATGATACAGATAGTAAGATTTTAGATGAATTAAGCAGAAACAGCCGGCTGTCAATGAGTGAACTCAGCAGAAGAGTGAACTTATCTTCACCATCAGTAACAGAACGGGTCAGGCAAATGGAGTCTTTTGGAATTATTAAAAACTATACATTAGAAATCGACTATGAGAAATTAGGAATGCCCATCCAATGTATTGTTGAAGCTACCGTTAAAAACGGAGATTATAAATCATTCAAGGACTATATTCAAAACCTTCCTAATGTAGAGTTTTGTTATCGGATAGCAGGAAACGCATGTTTTATGCTTAAGCTTCATTTCGAAACCTTTTCACAAGCAGAGAAATTCATTGAAGATGTTAATCCTTATGCCCATACGGTTACACATTTTATTTTCTCACAAGTACCAACGACCCCGAGGAACTACACACCGTAG
- a CDS encoding STAS domain-containing protein, with amino-acid sequence MGHSNHQLKVNKNEFIWNTQEGELTFDGAPALLFWDSAIELFLNTIEEISGSDVSTTVYEVTGFRMGKLVSSYYEGRTDVVELLNEYSDIYKSAGWGIFEIHDYSYEEKRAVVRIRNSWEHRIFKLAGKNKAGVLLPSHWAGIFSGLFKQDMWYKMTKSQQEGHEYDEVEIFPSTVTISHNIHELARRKEQESIMELEKKVEARTEELNSLVQELSSPIIPVLKGILVLPLIGKYNEERLTSMIEKSLVEITRLKAKYLLIDLTGIKNVDSYTIHGIQKLIQSIRLIGGHCFIVGVSAELSIQILSSNVKIEGIQSFSSLQQGVEYAIQQNGYELVKKN; translated from the coding sequence ATGGGACATTCTAACCATCAGTTAAAAGTGAACAAAAATGAATTTATTTGGAATACACAAGAAGGGGAGCTGACTTTTGATGGCGCTCCTGCTTTGCTTTTCTGGGACTCGGCGATCGAGTTGTTCTTGAATACGATTGAAGAAATTTCCGGAAGTGATGTGTCAACTACTGTCTATGAAGTGACCGGATTCCGCATGGGCAAACTTGTTAGCTCCTATTATGAAGGCAGGACAGATGTGGTAGAGTTGCTGAATGAATATAGTGATATTTATAAAAGCGCAGGCTGGGGAATATTCGAAATTCATGATTACTCTTATGAAGAGAAAAGAGCTGTCGTGAGAATACGCAATAGCTGGGAACACCGCATTTTCAAACTGGCTGGTAAAAATAAGGCAGGAGTATTGCTGCCAAGCCATTGGGCCGGTATTTTCAGCGGTCTATTCAAGCAAGACATGTGGTATAAAATGACGAAAAGCCAGCAGGAAGGCCATGAATATGATGAGGTAGAAATCTTCCCATCTACAGTGACCATTTCGCATAACATCCATGAACTTGCAAGGAGGAAAGAACAGGAAAGCATCATGGAATTGGAGAAGAAGGTAGAGGCGCGAACAGAGGAGCTCAACTCTTTGGTACAAGAGCTCTCTTCGCCAATCATTCCGGTCCTGAAGGGAATCCTCGTCCTCCCGTTGATTGGCAAATACAACGAAGAGCGGCTCACCAGCATGATTGAAAAATCATTGGTTGAAATTACAAGGCTAAAGGCTAAATACCTCTTAATTGATTTAACAGGTATTAAGAATGTCGATTCATATACAATCCATGGCATCCAGAAACTCATACAGTCAATCCGCCTGATTGGTGGTCATTGTTTTATCGTAGGTGTATCTGCGGAACTAAGTATCCAAATATTAAGTTCCAACGTAAAAATTGAGGGAATCCAATCTTTCTCTAGCCTGCAGCAAGGTGTTGAATATGCCATCCAACAGAACGGATATGAACTGGTGAAAAAGAATTAG
- a CDS encoding M48 family metalloprotease, translated as MKIIDTVPYFLDNYQPSINFLRNYYMKFPGIFKEYFSYHCKDTEERHIQSLKRYPQVLTSIKLIHNEIVTIIKEVEQNYVGMYQVNYPIDINLIVGGFGSNAYSHKQIIPNITFALEKLSPVSSHLQAIIAHELGHVTHNIISDKAGNDWSTVEWNSPLIWLFQEGAATHFSRKTSPGLPPCVYFSFDDNGDKWLEFASSHKKEIQLEFAKDLVKSNPQEIFREWFSINGGKTFGFPRLAYFLGDLLFHERVLQVGEMNTIVAWKDHNFEEVVNSWLNY; from the coding sequence TTGAAAATAATTGATACTGTACCGTATTTTTTGGATAACTATCAACCTTCTATAAATTTCTTACGGAACTACTATATGAAGTTTCCAGGGATTTTCAAAGAGTATTTTTCATATCATTGTAAAGATACTGAAGAAAGACATATTCAGTCATTAAAAAGGTATCCTCAAGTCTTAACTTCCATTAAGTTAATCCACAACGAAATTGTCACCATTATAAAAGAAGTAGAACAAAATTACGTGGGTATGTATCAAGTAAATTATCCTATTGATATAAATTTAATTGTCGGTGGTTTTGGTTCTAATGCCTATTCACACAAACAAATAATACCTAATATAACTTTTGCGTTAGAAAAATTATCGCCAGTAAGTAGCCATTTGCAGGCCATTATTGCACACGAATTAGGACACGTTACTCATAATATTATTTCAGATAAAGCGGGAAATGACTGGTCGACAGTGGAGTGGAATAGTCCTCTTATCTGGCTATTCCAAGAAGGGGCGGCTACACATTTTTCAAGGAAAACATCGCCTGGATTGCCCCCTTGCGTATATTTTTCATTTGATGATAATGGTGATAAATGGTTAGAATTTGCATCATCGCACAAAAAGGAGATTCAACTTGAGTTTGCAAAAGATCTTGTAAAAAGTAACCCTCAGGAAATTTTCCGTGAGTGGTTTTCCATTAATGGCGGCAAAACTTTTGGTTTTCCTCGATTGGCATACTTTTTGGGCGATTTATTATTTCATGAAAGAGTTTTACAAGTAGGAGAAATGAACACCATTGTAGCTTGGAAAGATCACAATTTTGAAGAAGTCGTTAATAGTTGGTTGAACTATTAA
- a CDS encoding DUF952 domain-containing protein → MIILHCLTKSNWDKAKENSYFGWESIEAFGFIHCSSIENFWRVAPNFKDIDEPLLLLCIDSSKVEANIKWEDDDNCGRKYPHIYGELNVNSVDTVLPFLKTDQGDFILNKELEQHISV, encoded by the coding sequence ATGATTATCTTGCATTGTTTGACCAAAAGTAATTGGGATAAAGCCAAGGAAAACTCCTATTTCGGCTGGGAATCAATTGAGGCTTTTGGTTTTATTCATTGTTCTTCTATCGAAAATTTTTGGAGAGTTGCTCCTAATTTTAAAGATATTGATGAACCTTTGTTGCTTCTTTGCATTGACTCAAGCAAAGTTGAAGCAAATATTAAATGGGAAGATGATGATAATTGCGGTAGAAAATATCCACATATTTATGGTGAATTAAATGTTAATTCAGTTGATACAGTGTTGCCCTTCCTAAAAACCGATCAAGGGGATTTTATTCTTAACAAAGAATTGGAACAACATATTTCTGTTTAA
- a CDS encoding DUF4367 domain-containing protein gives MRRVLSLLFLLVPLILLGCNQKEERFDHAALKEELKEEGIAPKLPTKFPLTIEGYEHVIPPHETNIHEVTFKGEDGGMKFSLTIQPPPVEYINVEGEEVTVNGNKGFYVEGPGSSIHWTDGDYHYILTSYSDENETKEKMIEIAESFQ, from the coding sequence ATGAGAAGGGTATTATCTTTGTTATTTTTATTAGTTCCCTTGATCTTATTGGGATGCAATCAAAAAGAGGAAAGGTTTGACCATGCGGCACTAAAAGAAGAATTGAAAGAGGAAGGGATCGCCCCTAAGCTTCCGACGAAATTTCCACTGACCATAGAAGGGTACGAACATGTTATTCCTCCTCACGAAACAAATATACACGAGGTGACATTCAAAGGGGAAGATGGAGGAATGAAGTTTTCATTGACGATCCAACCACCCCCGGTTGAATACATCAATGTTGAGGGAGAGGAAGTTACAGTTAACGGAAACAAAGGTTTCTATGTAGAGGGACCTGGATCCTCAATTCATTGGACAGATGGCGATTATCATTACATCTTAACATCCTATTCAGACGAAAATGAGACCAAGGAAAAAATGATTGAAATTGCAGAGTCCTTTCAGTAA
- a CDS encoding Crp/Fnr family transcriptional regulator has protein sequence MKELKALEQIETYLRSHQIESLFNEEILPYLTLLEFEKGEQICSQGEAVEYLYILVKGKVKIFTTSEEGKTLILSFKTPLEVIGDIEYVQEIDTINTVEAVSPVVMIGVRQSVLRRFLKDHSPFLQFLLKIITRKFYIKSQFMRHNILYPVETRLASYLVSVAYDENEALVNGKVSTSNLTDIANLIGTSYRHLNRVIKEFCINGLVERNNGAIEIKDLEGLKSLAKENLYE, from the coding sequence ATGAAAGAATTAAAAGCATTGGAACAGATAGAAACGTATTTGCGGTCTCACCAGATCGAGTCATTATTTAATGAGGAGATTCTTCCTTACCTAACGTTACTTGAATTTGAAAAAGGGGAGCAGATCTGTTCCCAGGGCGAGGCTGTTGAGTATCTGTATATACTGGTTAAGGGGAAAGTGAAGATTTTTACCACTTCTGAAGAAGGTAAGACATTGATTCTATCCTTTAAAACTCCGCTAGAAGTCATCGGAGATATTGAATACGTCCAGGAAATTGATACGATCAACACCGTAGAGGCTGTTTCTCCTGTCGTCATGATCGGAGTCCGGCAAAGTGTACTGCGAAGATTTTTAAAAGATCACTCTCCATTCCTGCAATTTTTATTGAAAATCATTACAAGGAAATTCTATATCAAATCCCAGTTCATGCGCCATAACATTCTGTATCCTGTTGAAACAAGACTGGCAAGCTATCTCGTATCTGTAGCCTATGATGAAAATGAAGCGCTGGTCAATGGGAAGGTAAGTACATCGAATCTCACTGACATTGCCAATCTAATCGGAACTAGCTACCGCCATCTTAACAGGGTGATTAAAGAATTCTGCATAAATGGCCTGGTGGAGCGAAACAACGGCGCAATCGAAATTAAGGATTTGGAAGGGCTTAAGTCTCTTGCGAAGGAAAATCTATATGAATAG
- a CDS encoding DMT family transporter yields the protein MKGLIFAFLGGAFITLQGVANARISQDIGTWQTASITQLTGFLAALFVLIFAVKGQWHGLGKVRPLYLIGGTFGAIVVFSNVTAIHFIGVTLTVSAMLIAQLGMTFLIDRNGWFGVKKQKMRMPQLIGITMMVAGVMILGW from the coding sequence ATGAAAGGTTTAATTTTTGCTTTTTTAGGGGGAGCTTTTATCACGCTGCAAGGTGTGGCTAATGCGAGAATCAGCCAGGACATTGGTACTTGGCAGACGGCTTCGATTACCCAACTTACCGGGTTTTTAGCTGCTCTGTTTGTTTTGATTTTTGCTGTAAAAGGGCAATGGCACGGGCTCGGAAAAGTAAGGCCGCTTTATTTGATTGGAGGTACGTTCGGAGCGATTGTTGTTTTTAGTAACGTAACTGCGATCCATTTTATTGGGGTTACTCTTACAGTTTCTGCGATGTTGATTGCTCAGCTTGGGATGACGTTTTTGATTGACCGGAACGGATGGTTTGGTGTAAAAAAACAAAAAATGAGGATGCCGCAGCTGATTGGCATTACAATGATGGTAGCAGGTGTAATGATCCTGGGTTGGTAA
- a CDS encoding carboxymuconolactone decarboxylase family protein: MARIKESNMGETRFQRLLGHNAEVMHGWNRLGNVLEKDGLLTSELKEQVRRTLAQRNGCEYCKAKGKPDPEKFDEKTSIAVGFAEVFLVQRGDIPDSIFKVLQESLTEEEISELIAFISFTTASQFFGAMMKLQSEGEMNTFI, from the coding sequence ATGGCAAGAATAAAAGAATCAAATATGGGAGAAACACGATTTCAACGCCTTTTAGGTCATAATGCAGAGGTAATGCATGGCTGGAATCGGCTTGGGAATGTATTAGAGAAAGATGGACTTCTTACTTCCGAATTAAAAGAACAGGTTAGAAGAACACTGGCTCAGCGCAATGGATGTGAGTATTGTAAAGCGAAAGGCAAACCAGATCCGGAAAAGTTCGATGAAAAAACGTCGATTGCGGTTGGTTTTGCTGAAGTCTTTTTGGTGCAGAGGGGTGATATACCTGATTCAATCTTTAAAGTATTGCAAGAAAGCTTGACTGAGGAAGAAATTAGCGAACTCATTGCCTTTATTTCCTTCACTACAGCTTCGCAATTTTTTGGAGCCATGATGAAACTGCAATCCGAAGGCGAAATGAATACCTTTATATAA
- a CDS encoding DMT family transporter yields the protein MLLGLLFALLAGTLVGLQNIFNSKVNEKAGSWTTTTLVLGLGFLASFILGLFFEGSNMFNLQQMKGWYWFSGLLGIGVVAGIVQAIKYLGPTFAISIVLTSQLGFAVLWDSLGWMGLEKVPFTFQQFLGVLVIIAGAIVFKWSEGREEKAEVIPTRHDPKAEISRSIG from the coding sequence ATGCTTTTAGGCTTACTATTTGCATTACTGGCTGGCACGCTTGTCGGCCTGCAGAATATATTTAACAGCAAGGTCAATGAAAAAGCGGGCTCATGGACCACAACGACATTAGTATTGGGGTTAGGATTCCTGGCATCCTTCATCCTCGGCCTGTTCTTTGAAGGGAGCAACATGTTCAATCTGCAGCAAATGAAAGGTTGGTACTGGTTCAGCGGCTTGCTCGGAATCGGAGTCGTTGCAGGCATCGTCCAGGCCATAAAGTATCTCGGACCGACCTTCGCGATATCAATCGTGTTAACTTCACAGTTAGGGTTCGCGGTATTATGGGATTCATTAGGCTGGATGGGATTGGAGAAGGTACCGTTTACTTTCCAGCAATTCCTTGGAGTACTCGTCATAATAGCTGGAGCCATTGTCTTTAAGTGGAGCGAAGGAAGGGAAGAAAAAGCTGAGGTTATACCTACCCGACATGATCCGAAAGCAGAAATATCAAGATCAATAGGATAA
- a CDS encoding GNAT family N-acetyltransferase has translation MNITIRNMQYVDTKQVQSIAKTTWNATYEGIIPLEVQNNFLKANYSDESMIQRIERSIVYVAEVEGKVVGFANYSKVRDGGKVELAAIYLHPEFQGKGIGTALIQQAVRDLKGIIEIYINVEKDNKIGMNFYEAKGFEIVKESDSEFDGHILKQVRMVKKV, from the coding sequence ATGAATATTACTATTCGTAATATGCAGTACGTAGATACAAAACAAGTTCAAAGTATAGCGAAAACAACTTGGAATGCAACATATGAGGGCATAATTCCCTTAGAAGTACAAAATAATTTCTTAAAAGCAAATTACAGTGATGAAAGTATGATACAACGTATAGAACGTTCTATTGTTTATGTTGCAGAAGTTGAGGGGAAAGTTGTCGGTTTTGCAAACTATTCCAAAGTAAGGGATGGGGGAAAGGTCGAATTGGCAGCTATCTATCTTCATCCAGAATTCCAAGGTAAAGGGATAGGTACTGCTTTGATACAACAAGCGGTTAGAGATTTAAAAGGTATAATAGAAATTTATATAAACGTCGAAAAAGATAATAAGATTGGCATGAACTTTTATGAAGCTAAAGGGTTCGAAATAGTTAAAGAGTCTGATTCAGAGTTCGATGGACATATCTTAAAACAAGTACGAATGGTAAAAAAAGTTTGA
- a CDS encoding DUF4304 domain-containing protein yields the protein MIGSPEINKTIRRILSPSLREAGFNKVNSRQNWAWIDHCIWVLEIRAVGKYFCDVTGWPPMSINVDLGIYYDFIPSRHSDIKIGTQGELLPKPFQCHFENQLYCHIDQTGYKNHLDNPAEKERKDIWWVEPDGSNIEEVITDIKNSFSRDGLEWFRTYTNLKAAFNEIENQHNSLNKFYKAKYFAEYLKDREKINKYTQLFDMEQKRINM from the coding sequence ATGATAGGATCCCCAGAAATAAATAAAACAATTAGAAGAATCTTATCACCTTCATTGAGAGAAGCAGGATTTAATAAAGTGAATTCGAGACAAAACTGGGCGTGGATTGACCACTGCATATGGGTATTAGAAATAAGAGCCGTGGGTAAGTATTTTTGCGATGTAACGGGATGGCCTCCAATGTCTATTAACGTTGATTTAGGTATTTACTACGACTTTATTCCGTCAAGACACAGTGACATAAAAATAGGTACGCAAGGTGAACTCTTACCGAAACCATTTCAATGTCATTTCGAGAATCAATTATACTGTCATATTGATCAAACAGGTTACAAGAATCATTTAGATAATCCTGCCGAAAAAGAGAGAAAAGATATTTGGTGGGTTGAACCTGATGGAAGTAATATAGAGGAAGTTATAACAGATATAAAAAACTCTTTTTCAAGAGATGGGTTGGAATGGTTTAGAACATATACGAATTTAAAGGCAGCTTTTAATGAAATTGAAAATCAGCATAATTCATTGAATAAGTTTTATAAAGCAAAGTATTTTGCAGAATATCTAAAAGACAGGGAAAAGATAAATAAATATACACAATTGTTTGATATGGAGCAGAAAAGAATTAATATGTAA
- a CDS encoding NUDIX hydrolase: MQMPVHIVAAGGFVENNKGEILLVKTRRDGQWVFPGGQVEVGENLIDGVIREVKEESGIDVKVSHLVGVFSNTATYEGHSGVKIVPTKVMFDFVCEPVGGELTTSDETSDSCWVSKEEVLNMVSAPALRTRYQAYLDYNGSVHYMDYITKPQFELKFKRTI, encoded by the coding sequence ATGCAAATGCCAGTACATATTGTTGCTGCGGGAGGCTTTGTTGAAAATAACAAAGGCGAAATATTATTAGTCAAAACCCGTCGAGATGGTCAATGGGTATTTCCAGGAGGTCAAGTGGAGGTCGGAGAAAATTTAATAGATGGGGTGATTAGAGAGGTTAAAGAGGAAAGTGGTATTGATGTTAAAGTATCTCATTTGGTAGGAGTTTTCTCTAATACAGCAACTTATGAGGGGCATAGCGGGGTAAAGATCGTACCCACAAAAGTTATGTTTGATTTTGTTTGTGAACCCGTAGGTGGAGAATTGACAACATCGGATGAAACATCAGACAGTTGCTGGGTTAGTAAAGAGGAAGTTCTAAATATGGTCTCAGCACCTGCACTGCGTACACGATATCAAGCATATTTAGATTATAACGGAAGTGTCCATTATATGGACTATATAACTAAGCCACAGTTTGAATTAAAATTTAAAAGAACTATATAA
- a CDS encoding amino acid transporter yields MSDKKPINDAMEHMSKIEGIPTDVNLRKLPKPLRYFGYFMIGFFTLSILFIMIANLLK; encoded by the coding sequence ATGTCCGATAAAAAGCCTATTAATGATGCAATGGAACATATGAGCAAAATCGAAGGAATCCCAACTGATGTAAATTTGAGAAAGTTGCCAAAGCCGCTGAGGTATTTTGGCTATTTCATGATTGGTTTCTTTACGCTATCCATACTCTTTATCATGATCGCTAATCTCTTGAAATAA
- a CDS encoding SMI1/KNR4 family protein has protein sequence MKKVINMINPSSKVAGVSLLELKKTEKELGAIFPEEYKGIFLVTNGAKFGDWTLFPIQTNGQSRVKMDIVKQNRENRPINLPSDMICIGESIKGDKLCYRIRKRFFQELIFIWNDKTGISECKAPTLRDFIDWYVPKVNTNKPQPVGTFTVETAELIVTDPCYQVDEESLQIILSNVKNGKWTASITYTDEEVVKSLFVYYGEKKPSGKWHECEKAISVDSAQAGIFDCAVFGRDEAIQYEVKNVYDIKIDEGGLKYYVACCDVVASDSQGGVVPGGAVAMSGYGDGMYEVKVKYNTYKEVIGVKIDFGEEEE, from the coding sequence ATGAAGAAAGTAATAAACATGATTAATCCCAGTTCCAAAGTGGCTGGTGTGTCATTGCTTGAATTAAAAAAAACAGAAAAAGAACTTGGCGCTATTTTCCCAGAAGAATACAAAGGAATCTTTTTAGTAACGAATGGAGCAAAATTTGGCGATTGGACTTTGTTTCCTATTCAAACTAACGGACAATCAAGAGTGAAAATGGATATTGTAAAACAGAATCGCGAGAACAGACCGATAAATTTACCAAGTGATATGATTTGTATTGGTGAAAGTATTAAAGGTGATAAACTTTGCTACCGTATTAGGAAAAGATTTTTTCAGGAACTAATTTTTATTTGGAATGATAAAACTGGGATAAGCGAATGTAAAGCTCCAACACTAAGGGATTTTATAGATTGGTATGTGCCAAAAGTCAATACTAATAAGCCTCAACCTGTTGGGACTTTTACCGTGGAAACTGCAGAGTTAATTGTCACTGATCCATGTTATCAGGTGGATGAAGAAAGCCTGCAAATCATTCTTTCAAATGTGAAAAACGGGAAATGGACAGCATCTATCACTTACACTGATGAAGAAGTGGTTAAAAGCTTATTTGTATATTATGGGGAAAAGAAACCGAGTGGGAAATGGCATGAGTGCGAAAAAGCGATTTCAGTGGATTCTGCTCAAGCTGGAATCTTTGATTGTGCGGTATTCGGTAGAGATGAAGCCATACAGTATGAAGTGAAAAATGTTTATGACATAAAGATAGATGAAGGTGGATTAAAATATTATGTTGCCTGTTGTGATGTTGTTGCTTCAGATTCTCAAGGGGGAGTAGTTCCAGGTGGTGCGGTTGCGATGTCTGGTTACGGTGACGGAATGTATGAGGTGAAAGTAAAATATAACACTTATAAAGAAGTTATTGGAGTGAAGATTGACTTTGGAGAAGAAGAGGAATAA
- a CDS encoding alpha/beta fold hydrolase: MVEKYIKMENGNLWTDKRGQGVPVILISGGPGSCNYLEPLSNLIEDICEVIMFDPKGCGRSSYDGNGYDLEDCLQDIENIREGYGLKNWVVIGHSWGADLGLAYSLLYPNSILGYVSISGTGIQNDRDWKDTYNRNKVEIDELKPDFDYEANKIVHRSLIDSWREFIKKPLLLKEISQIDLPSLFIYAENDIRPSWSIKQVSNLISNSRYIEIEGAEHYIWLNKKKELGEVLKPFIKNTGSLV, from the coding sequence GTGGTTGAAAAGTACATTAAAATGGAAAATGGCAATCTATGGACAGATAAAAGAGGGCAGGGAGTTCCAGTTATTTTAATAAGTGGTGGACCTGGCTCTTGCAACTATTTGGAACCTTTATCAAATCTTATTGAAGATATTTGTGAAGTTATTATGTTTGATCCTAAAGGTTGTGGCCGCTCAAGTTATGATGGGAATGGGTACGATTTAGAAGATTGTCTTCAAGACATTGAAAACATTCGGGAAGGGTACGGCCTAAAAAACTGGGTAGTAATTGGTCACTCTTGGGGAGCTGATTTAGGATTGGCTTATTCCCTTTTATATCCAAATTCTATATTAGGCTATGTTTCAATTTCAGGAACTGGAATCCAAAATGATAGGGATTGGAAGGATACTTATAATCGGAACAAAGTAGAAATTGATGAATTGAAACCGGATTTTGATTATGAGGCTAATAAGATTGTTCACCGTTCTCTTATTGATTCTTGGAGAGAATTTATAAAAAAACCATTATTGTTAAAAGAAATCTCACAGATTGACTTACCTTCACTTTTTATTTATGCCGAGAATGATATTCGTCCTTCTTGGTCAATTAAACAAGTCTCAAACCTTATTTCTAATTCTAGATATATCGAAATTGAAGGAGCAGAACATTATATTTGGCTAAACAAAAAGAAAGAATTAGGTGAAGTCTTAAAACCTTTTATTAAGAACACAGGGAGTTTAGTTTAA
- a CDS encoding RNA polymerase sigma factor: protein MADYREDDIHEWYNLYHQTIFKYIFMLTKDYQQAEDLTQETFFKAYKYHHTFKGNSSEKTWLFSIAHNVTVDHMRKQKPIRFFKELFQPQIDIKLLPENVVQLKESSKEIHEALSALKQSHREVIILRKIKGFSITETAEILDCSESKVKSTLHRGMLALEKRLIKESGLNEHTK, encoded by the coding sequence ATGGCAGACTACAGGGAAGATGATATTCATGAGTGGTACAATCTGTATCATCAAACAATTTTTAAATATATTTTTATGCTTACAAAAGATTATCAGCAAGCTGAGGATTTAACTCAGGAAACATTTTTTAAGGCCTATAAATACCATCATACTTTCAAAGGGAATTCTAGCGAAAAAACATGGTTGTTCAGTATCGCTCATAATGTGACTGTTGACCACATGAGAAAACAAAAGCCAATTCGCTTTTTTAAAGAGTTATTCCAACCTCAAATTGACATTAAACTATTGCCAGAAAATGTGGTTCAGCTTAAAGAAAGTTCAAAGGAAATTCATGAAGCACTAAGTGCACTTAAACAATCGCACCGGGAAGTTATCATCCTTAGAAAGATCAAGGGTTTTTCAATTACCGAAACAGCAGAAATATTGGATTGTTCGGAAAGTAAAGTTAAGTCCACATTGCATCGTGGAATGTTAGCTTTGGAAAAAAGATTAATTAAGGAGTCGGGGTTAAATGAACATACAAAGTGA
- a CDS encoding DUF4825 domain-containing protein: MKVTFQVIIFLLTILISGCSAVKKNEDLYQYQGSYVGDNNSVGKVLNRLAYNDELTSFELKTKAAPYGIVLNYTNIEKVEEDLNLKETAIHNATFIFALIKNIDWITFKFDDNEYNVSREKLLKWYRTNFSEYKSEEELRNFIQENINDNSKVEGYFKQ; this comes from the coding sequence ATGAAGGTTACTTTTCAGGTTATCATCTTTTTACTAACCATATTGATTAGTGGCTGCTCAGCAGTTAAAAAAAATGAGGATTTATATCAATATCAAGGCTCTTATGTAGGAGACAATAATTCAGTAGGAAAAGTACTAAATCGATTGGCATATAATGATGAATTGACAAGCTTTGAACTTAAAACAAAGGCAGCTCCTTATGGAATTGTTTTAAATTATACCAACATTGAAAAAGTAGAGGAGGACTTAAATTTAAAAGAAACTGCAATCCATAATGCTACCTTCATATTTGCACTAATTAAAAATATAGATTGGATTACCTTTAAGTTTGACGATAATGAATATAATGTTTCTCGAGAAAAATTATTAAAATGGTACAGAACAAACTTTAGTGAATATAAAAGTGAGGAAGAATTAAGGAACTTTATTCAAGAAAACATAAATGACAATAGTAAAGTAGAAGGATATTTTAAACAATAA